DNA from Malus sylvestris chromosome 11, drMalSylv7.2, whole genome shotgun sequence:
ATAAAATTTGTCCCGGGAATCCTTGTAAATCATTACTAAAGTAAATCAAGTAGAATGAAAAGAGTATAGGGTAGTAAAAAAGAAATCTCCACTGAGATTctcaagaacaaaaataaatcaGAAGTGCCCGATCTCAACTAGAAGCAAATGCATCACTAATGTTTTTAATCTCAAGACAGAACAAAGGGAAATCTATCAATGATTCATTAAAAAAGCTAACCTTTTCGATCTACAGAAACCACGCAGAACCATTGTATGGAGTGCCCTTCAATACTATGCCAAGAGGCAACCTTGCTGGCCTGCCAACTTTCTAAACTGGGCAAGGCTTCCTTGCACATTGGAATGTTAGCTTGCAACATTCTGGCAACACCATTCCCTTGTGACAACGACTCCCCTGCAGCCTTTAAACTTACATGCTGAACATTCTTGTTGTGCTTCCCATTCACCTTGGGAGCCAAGGCGCTTCCATTTGTAATTTGAAAGGGATCTATAGAACTTCGTTCTGGCACTGAAATACCCTTCATTTTTTCCCATAAAGGTTTGTATCCTTTGGAGGTACTTGGGAGCTCTTGTGCTTCGATCTGTTCTTCAGAATCAGCAATGAAGTCATGTACTTTATCGGCTGTTATTTCAGCAACAGACAGGGCTGCTTGCTCCCTTAAGAACTACAGTCCCAATAAAATGTTTATTATTAGAGCAAGGCAAAATAggacaaacaaaaataaatgatCTTCCAACCAacaaggcatactttcataatTTTGTGTCTGGCACTACGTGTTTTTGCATGTTGCAACCACTGTTTATGCCTCTGAAAAGCTGATTTTCCGGTAAGTGActggagaaaaaagaaaagaaaattatgatccCTAAATGTACAAGCATATGATAACAGAATGCTGAACATGTCATATTAACTCCTCTAGATGTCCGTATAAATGAGCAATCCATACAATTTTATCATATAACgcgagtgtgtgtgtgtacgttAAGGTTCTGTACATTTTATTGGACACGTTTAAAGAAAGGAAATACAAGATGGATGGCAAATACTGACATTATAAGTGATTATCTCCACAACTTCTGCATTTACAAGTACATGCATTGGAGAAACAAGATTTCCATTGACCTGCACCAAAATGAAGTCATCGTAGTTTTAATTCCATACAATGAAAGCATAAATTTAGAATTGAAAAAGAATAGAAGATCAGTCCAATGTAAGCAAATTACCTTTGCTGCTACCATTTTGTTGCCAACTTCAGTGTGTATCATGTATGCATAGTCAATAACAGTTGCCCCTTTCGGAAGATTTTTTATCTGCATATCATAAAGATATCTATCAATACAATAAAGCAAACTTATTTAGCGTGtgaaaatttatgttttttcttaCCCAATTAATAATAACAATCTCAGTCATGAAGCAATCCAAATTCTTACCTCTCCCCTGGGAGTAAAGACAAACACACGACTGCCTAATAGATCTCTAGTGATAGTTTCAACAAATTCTCTAGAGCTCATGTTGCCAACAAATTCTTCTTGCCATTCTCTAATTGCATTGAGCCAGCCAATCTGGAAGAAACAAGAGACTTCATCCATGAAATTAGCAGACATGAAAGGAGTTTATGGAGAAATCCCCACGAGGACTAAGAATGAAACATAAATTAGCAATGAATACAGGTACAATACCCTGAGTGCAATGTTTGCATTGTTAAGGCAAACAGTCTTCCCTCTTGAACTTCTACCATTAGGGAGACTACGCCCAACTAAACCGGTAACAGATCCTCTCCCACTATAATGAGAAGCAATTCCTCTCTGAGCTATCAGATCCATCTCTTCTGTTCTTATCTGCCAAAACAGAAAGCCCGTGATGTAAATTAATACCTCCTAAAAGATTACCAATCGATACAGGAGAGACTTCAACTCTGCATAAACCTTATTATCAACTTTGGGAAAATATGAGCATGCTAAAAAATGAAGACGAGATTGTACCTGCACTTCTAGACGCAAAATGCTCTCATACAAGAAAGGAATTACAGTTGTATGGAGACTTTGATAGCCATTAGGTTTTGGAGTGGCAATATAGTCTTTCATCTGTCAGAACAGATAAACACgtatttttaaatttacaaATAACTTATACTGCTTAAGCTGAATCATGTAAGAGTAATCGAAGAAATACTCACCGTTCGAGGAATAGGGGTCCAGATTCCATGAACCAACCCTAGGACATGGTAGCAGATCTGAAGGGAAAACAACAGAGGGAAAGCTCAACGACATACTAAGGGAAAACAACAGAGGGAAAGCTCAATGACATACGAAGTACAGACTACAGAGTCAGTAAAGAATTCCCTATCTTGGCATGAGCAAGGATATACCTGTTGTGGGGTGCACAAAGGTCCAGCTCCAAGGGATGGCTTTGGTTTGATTACAATTCGAAGCTGGTAAAAACGAACATAAGCTATAATTCAATGAAGAAATATGAATCATCATGAAATGTCCTCAACAAAAGTTCCAAGTTAGTTGAAGCAAATATGAGAACAAACCTGTGCAATTTGATTGATCTCGTTAACTGAACTTTTACATTTGAGCGCAGCCTTATAGATACTGCAAACAAACATCAAGAACAGTCTATTTTAGCCCGAAAAATAATCCTCAAGAAACTGACTGCTGAAATATGAAGCAGAAATTATGATTTCTCAGACAGAATGACACACTGAGATTGAATGTAACATCTCATTACAAGGATTACAAGAGTAATAGGTCATGTTCCATGCCGCTTTAAGATCTCTTTGGACAATGTCGTTGTATTTCATGTACCAGATAACACAGCAGTACTTAAATCAAATAATAAAGTCAGAGAGAATAATGCGGCCACAAAAACGAATGAGAAAATGGTAGTAGGACTTATGATCTGACCTGTATGGTTCCTTACACACAGCATGAACTTCAGTTTTCACAGTCATAAGTTCTAAGAACTCATCATCCTCGATCCTCttcatcaaaattttatttgccTAGCACAAAGAACTAAGGTTTGATGAGCAAACATCACTGATAACACAGTGACGAGAAATTAAAACTGAGAGCCTCTACTTTATTTGCATGCCAAAACAATAACCATACAATTGACAATGTCCCCTGAGCATTTTGTAGACTCTGTTGTTTAACAAATTAACGCATTACCTCCACAAGTTCTTTCTCATGCTCTTTGTAGAGGCCTGCAACTCTTCTTTTGATCTTAGCATAATCTTCAGCATTTGTGTACATGAAGGAAAGGTTTTCGAGTTCCAACTGCAATATGGAATATGCGTGCATTCAGAATACAAATTAACCAAAGCATAACATATGAAAATGAGATAAGATAGAAAACTTTAACGTTATAATTATATCAGCCATcaaaaacttgaaattcagCTGTGAAACCCTCGCCCCAATACAAGAAAGAAACTCTTGTATCGCCTAAACTATATTCCTTAAGTCACAAGACTCACAACTCTAATAAATTGAAACTCTAGAGTTTGATGACTAGTTATCAATAACTACTTATTTAAGCAACAAGCGATCATAATCCAGGTCCACGGAATTAAGCTACATACAATGATAATTTTAGGTTCCAATGGTGAAATCAACAGTTGCAAAACTGGAATATTGAGAATTGAAAAGCATAAattaggtcgtacccagtgcacaaggctcccgctttacgcagggtctgggagaggtgaatgtcggctaacctTACCCCCATAAATGTGGAAAAAtattttaaaggaaaaaaaaaatggtatacCTTGATTTGGTACATCCCAAGCAACTTTGCTAGAGGAGCAAAGACCTGCAATGTCTCTCGTGCAATGCTTGACTGGACACAACAAAATATCAAACCATATCAGGCATCAGCTAAATACAAATACCAATATAATTCAAAAAGACAACACAACACCTGCTTATGCGGAGGCATGTGTGAAAGAGTACGCATGTTATGGAGTCTGTCAGCTAATTTGACAATGATAACTCGGACCTGGGGCAACAACTATTTTAGTTTCCAACTGGTTTCAGCTATAACACATAACATTTGAAAGAACGATAACAAATAGATCTACCTCCTGTGTCATGGCTAGAAGCATCTGGCGAAGGTCATCTGCTTTTACATCTTGTACAGAATCCTCTTCACTCTTGCATTTCAATTTTCCCAGCTTCGACACCTAAACACAAGGAGACATTGAAGTGTGTGCAGGCCCAAATTAATTAGGAGGTTTGTGAAACATCACAGGAGctatataaaacataaaaagcACAAATGTTATTAGTACTAGACACATAAAGGGATGGAACCTTAGTTTCTCCTTCTACAATATGGCGAACAGTAGCACCAAACTCCTCCTCTATCCTTTCGAAAGTAACAACATTGGTATCCTCGACTGTATCATGTAGTAATCCAGATGCAATAGATTCCCAATCCAACTCCTACAACGACAGATATAGTCAACATCAATTGAATACTGTgattaaaatcaaaataaggCCTATTTTTAATATTGCAAGACTCACAAGTTCTCCTAAAATTCGTGCAACTTCAACGGGATGAATGATGAAAGGCTCTCCACTGCGCCTTTTCTGACCATCATGGGCTTCAAAAGCCAGCTATATAACCAAAAACTAGTGTTATATATAATCACCAATCTGATACAATGGATTTTGAAGATAAAAACTAAGCTTTGTTGTTAGGTTTATATCTAACCTTAAAAGCATTATGGACAAGTTCCAGTTCCTCAGGTGAGAGGTATGAGATAGACGGCTTAAGATCCTGAGACAATCAGATTACAGACAACATaattcaaacaataaatttCTGTCTGTAGAATAATAACTATTATTTTTGTTGATGCGTATTTGCAAATTAACCAAAATTTACCTCCCACAATGATTCAGGAGAAACCTCATCCAAGACATCCGAGCACAAAGATGAAGAACAGCGCAGATGCCATCTCTTACAACCAACATGAAGCAAACCGGATTTAAGCAGTCTTCCAAGAACAACAAAATCTGAAGCTTCGGCAGAATTCCAACCTCCTATGCTAGAGGACTGACATCTCTGTAGAGAGTACAACAGAAAATAGGTTCTATGATTGATAACTTGGAGCAACAGACCACTAACATCATAGTGTAggaagttaattttttttataaaagaattGCATAAAGTAAGGGTTTTTAAAAGAAGACCAGCAAGCACCTATACCAAGTAAGAATTCTGCTCCTAAACCTCAGCTCCACGCTTAAATTGTTTCTTTCCTTCATTCCCTTCACAAAGAAAATCTACTCTTACCCCCTATTCCCCAAACCCAATAGATttttataaacaaagttaaCCACTTTGCGATACTACGCTTACTAGGATCCCTACGTCGATATGCTGCACCAATTTATCTACTTCAAGACATGATAAAATTGAGTGCCGCCAAACAGCTACGCCAACAAGTAGCAAACTTGTACCCAAAATTACAAGATCTAATCATGGAACTTGGGTTTCAATCAGTGGCAGAGGGCAAATCCACATTACATAAAGAACTTACATGATTAATCCGGTTTCTTCTTCCATTTCGTCCATCCGGCAACCACGAACACTGAGGAGGATGAGCGGTGCTTGCAAGAAACCCCGTTAAGACTCTTGGAGCTTTCCAAGCACAGGAGAGCACGCTACAGTCATTTCTCCCACTTGCGTCCCCTTTCGATAGCTTACACACATTCACGCATTCTAAAGAAACTACAACAATTCACACACAAAATCAAAAGTGAAATCAGATAACCCAATTCTCTGTTTGGATGCTCAGAAAAccagtagaaaaaaaaaatcaagaatctCAGGTTTGCTTTCTTGCAATTCAAAACCAGTAGAAATAGTGAATTGAATCCCTCAACGAAAGTGAGACCGCCATGGCAGTGTCCATACACAAAGCTAAGCTAAGCTAGGAGGGTTTGCTTAAACCAgtccaaattaacaaaaaaaatggaaaattcaCCAGTGTCCTACATTTTTTGACCAAGCAACGAAGAAGCTGACCAGATACACATACCTGACATGGAAGGAGCGGAAGCCATTTGTGACGGAAGAGAGCAATCTCATTGAATCGAACTGAGCATTAAACGACACCAGACGAAGCACGCAACGCAGAATACGAAGAAAGTGGGTTGGCAGCAGATGATTGACGCCACCAGAAAATTGAGCGCGCGCGTAATAAGACAGAGACGGTGGCTGTGCAGCTGAGAATCTGGGAGGTTCCGTCGAATCGGAGCGCCGTACTCGGTGTCCCCGAAACGTCCGTCTCGGACAAATAAGCGACGGACTGAAACTATGAATTCGGCCAACAGataatttagagagagagagagagagagagagagagagagagagagaagggaggcgaaggggagagagagagagggtgataGCGAGGAGATTGCTTGGCCGAGGCCACACAAATGCCGTTTGATAAAAGATATTTTTCGTTtatattttttaggttttttatCTTAAATAGTTGTTAAAATGGACATAAATTCTCActttaatttcaaatatttaaaatcaatagaagtgataTCTGAAATTGTTTACCATCAATTATAGAAATCTCTGTTAAATTCAAGATATTTTTATCAAATCAACATCTCTATTAAATAGgtggtttcttcaatttaacagagatttatcataaaatgatcaaaatgattaacAATGAATAATATCACATAccacttttatcaattttaaatcttaTGAACCAAAGAGATGATTTATGATAATCTTAAATATCATTTCGCttaaaatgatatttttttttaaaggaaactttaacgaaaaactcctggtactgtttattttaacaaaaaatcatatttttacactaaaaagtcaattctgatactattcactttactctttattttgtcattatcgttaaaacttttttttattagtttttctttttttttaattatgttgAGGGGGATTTTTAGGGTGCCGGTTGGAGTAATTTGGACTTTTAAGCCATCATGGCCACACGATTGACACGTCGGAGAAAACGTCCATTTTTGTATCAAAGGTCATTCCGCGTTTTTGTATATTAATATGTGCCCTTTGACTTTTGTAGATTTGCTAATCTTCCCCAAGTAATGGGAAACTTCCCttctcaccaatttttttttctcccaagATATTGTGTCATTGACTCATTGGTCTTTTCCGTGAAGCGAATTTCGTTGTGAGATTGTATCTTATCTCTACAGTTATTtacttgattttttgttttgaaagctACAGTTAAGTTGCTCATGAGTTTACTTGTAGTTCTTATCTTCCTCGTTGACAATAAAGCATGTTAaataatagggtaaattacatagtagcccctcagttttgaggtctattgcaatcttatacaacatctttaaaacatttcactttcatacctcaagtactattttatttcaatttcatacaaccgttagattttccatccatggatctgttaaatgctgacgtggctgccacatatatgacacgtggctgacaaatgtctgccacatatatgacacgtggctgcaaaatgtctgccacgtggcaaataaaataattttttaattttttttaaaaaacctgaaattggaagaagaaaaaaaaaaaaaaaaaaaagggaccgaacccagaagaaggaggaagaagaagaaagaggaggaggaggaggaagaagaaaaaaa
Protein-coding regions in this window:
- the LOC126591294 gene encoding putative GTP diphosphokinase RSH1, chloroplastic, which codes for MASAPSMSVSLECVNVCKLSKGDASGRNDCSVLSCAWKAPRVLTGFLASTAHPPQCSWLPDGRNGRRNRINHRCQSSSIGGWNSAEASDFVVLGRLLKSGLLHVGCKRWHLRCSSSLCSDVLDEVSPESLWEDLKPSISYLSPEELELVHNAFKLAFEAHDGQKRRSGEPFIIHPVEVARILGELELDWESIASGLLHDTVEDTNVVTFERIEEEFGATVRHIVEGETKVSKLGKLKCKSEEDSVQDVKADDLRQMLLAMTQEVRVIIVKLADRLHNMRTLSHMPPHKQSSIARETLQVFAPLAKLLGMYQIKLELENLSFMYTNAEDYAKIKRRVAGLYKEHEKELVEANKILMKRIEDDEFLELMTVKTEVHAVCKEPYSIYKAALKCKSSVNEINQIAQLRIVIKPKPSLGAGPLCTPQQICYHVLGLVHGIWTPIPRTMKDYIATPKPNGYQSLHTTVIPFLYESILRLEVQIRTEEMDLIAQRGIASHYSGRGSVTGLVGRSLPNGRSSRGKTVCLNNANIALRIGWLNAIREWQEEFVGNMSSREFVETITRDLLGSRVFVFTPRGEIKNLPKGATVIDYAYMIHTEVGNKMVAAKVNGNLVSPMHVLVNAEVVEIITYNSLTGKSAFQRHKQWLQHAKTRSARHKIMKFLREQAALSVAEITADKVHDFIADSEEQIEAQELPSTSKGYKPLWEKMKGISVPERSSIDPFQITNGSALAPKVNGKHNKNVQHVSLKAAGESLSQGNGVARMLQANIPMCKEALPSLESWQASKVASWHSIEGHSIQWFCVVSVDRKGMMAEVTTALAAAGITICSCVAEIDGERRMAVMLFHIEGNAESLVIACSSIDIILGVLGWSTGCSVPSSKDNLQYLEC